The following proteins come from a genomic window of Chaetodon auriga isolate fChaAug3 chromosome 16, fChaAug3.hap1, whole genome shotgun sequence:
- the rarab gene encoding retinoic acid receptor alpha-B, translating to MYESVDVVGFSPGPSSPSPGSFLSMDYYHKPPGLGPEKGLLSGVGGLQRPFGGSLVTGRHWSGSSHSVETESTSSGEDLLVPSPPSPPPPPRIYKPCFVCQDKSSGYHYGVSACEGCKGFFRRSIQKNMVYTCHRDKVCVINKVTRNRCQSCRLQKCLEVGMSKELVRNDRMKKKKEEKRQGEPEIYVLSADTEQMIERVRRAHQDTFPSLCQLGKYTTSNSSEHRVSLDVSLWDKFSELSTKCIIKTVEFAKQLPGFTTLTIADQITLLKAACLDILILRICTRYTPDQDTMTFSDGLTLNRTQMHNAGFGPLTDLVFSFASQLLPLEMDDAETGLLSAICLLCGDRQDLEESEKVDVLQEPIVEALKIYVRRRRPDKPCMFPKILMKITDLRSISVKGAERVITLKMEIPGSMPPLIQEMLENSEGLEGHGAGGGKGGGGGGGGKGRGGGREEEETELGSCHPSPSPKSVPSPIPSPAPCSPSCSSPCT from the exons ATGTACGAAAGCGTGGATGTTGTGGGTTTTAGCCCCGGCCCCAGCAGCCCCAGTCCCGGCTCTTTTCTGAGCATGGACTACTACCACAAACCCCCGGGGCTCGGGCCGGAGAAGGGACTCCTGTCCGGGGTAGGAGGACTCCAGCGACCGTTCGGAGGGTCCCTGGTGACTGGCAGGCACTGGAGCGGATCCAGCCACT ctgtagAGACTGAGAGCACGAGTTCAGGAGAGGACCTGCTCGTCCCCAGCCCCCcgtcacctccacctccaccccgcATCTACAAGCCCTGCTTTGTGTGTCAGGACAAATCTTCAGGATACCACTATGGAGTCAGCGCCTGCGAGGGTTGCAAG GGTTTCTTTCGGAGGAGCATCCAGAAGAACATGGTGTACACGTGTCACAGGGACAAAGTCTGTGTCATAAACAAGGTGACGAGGAACCGGTGTCAGTCCTGTCGACTGCAGAAGTGCCTCGAGGTTGGCATGTCCAAGGAGT TGGTGCGAAATGAcagaatgaagaagaagaaggaggagaagaggcaggGGGAGCCAGAGATCTACGTCctgtcagcagacacagagcagatgatAGAACGCGTTCGCCGGGCCCATCAGGACACATTTCCTTCCCTGTGTCAGCTGGGAAAATACACcacg agcaaCAGCTCCGAGCACCGCGTCTCTCTGGATGTCAGTCTGTGGGACAAGTTCAGCGAGCTGTCCACTAAATGCATCATTAAGACCGTGGAGTTCGCCAAGCAGCTGCCCGGCTTCACGACGTTAACCATCGCTGACCAGATCACCCTGCTCAAAGCCGCCTGCCTCGACATACTG ATCCTCAGGATCTGCACCCGCTACACCCCAGACCAGGACACCATGACCTTCTCTGACGGTTTAACTCTGAACCGCACCCAGATGCACAATGCCGGGTTCGGACCTCTCACAGACCTGGTGTTCTCCTTCGCCAGCCAGCTGCTTCCACTGGAGATGGACGATGCAGAGACGGGATTGCTCAGCGCTATCTGCCTGCTCTGTGGAG ACCGTCAGGATCTGGAGGAGTCGGAGAAGGTGGATGTCCTTCAGGAGCCGATTGTCGAAGCCTTGAAG atctatgtgaggaggagaaggcctGATAAACCCTGCATGTTCCCCAAGATACTGATGAAGATTACTGACCTCAGGAGCATCAGTGTGAagg GAGCCGAGCGAGTAATCACACTGAAGATGGAGATACCCGGCTCCATGCCTCCTCTTATCCAGGAAATGCTGGAGAACTCTGAGGGACTGGAGGGACACGGTGCTGggggagggaaaggaggaggaggaggaggaggaggaaaaggtcGAGGAGggggcagagaagaggaggaaacagagctcGGGAGCTGTCATCCAAGTCCATCACCCAAATCAGTTCCCTCTCCCATCCCGAGCCCCGCGCCGTGCTCCCCCTCTTGTTCCTCCCCCTGCACCTGA
- the LOC143333904 gene encoding scavenger receptor cysteine-rich domain-containing protein DMBT1-like gives MLNLIPSLLSAVQIRLDGPGSTLCSGRVEIYYNSAWGTVCDDSWDLNDAMVVCRQLGCGTALSAPQSASFGQGTGQIWLDDVACSGRESSITQCQHREFGTHNCGHGEDAGVVCSDGQIRLAGSGSTRCSGRVEIFYNNAWGTVCDDSWDLNDAMVVCRQLGCGGVQSAPHSARFGQGSGQIWLDDMDCSVNERSIAECQHSEFGTHNCGHGEDASVVCSGVKIRLAGSGSTRCSGRVEIYYNSAWGTVCDDSWDLNDAKVVCRYLGCGTALSAHQSAHFGEGTGQIWLDDVACSGSEMSLTECQHAGFGTHNCGHGEDAGVVCSDGRIRLAGSTRCSGRVELYHNDAWGTVCDDDWELKDAMVVCKQLGCGTAQSAPHSASFGPGTGKIWLDDVGCSGSERSVSDCPHREFGTHNCGHGEDASVVCSGSFPKPRISMNPAGEVTWGQNVHISCSVSAELLDRTFILQQTSGSFRKTQTSSTNSAAFIIPQVNFDNDGSYQCQYQTRISNQDFSSPLSDSVRLSVSVTLPKPSISMNPADEVTWGHDAGITCSISTQHLGGTFILKKTSSSFTMNQTSSTNSTTFSIPKTLCYS, from the exons ATGTTGAATCTTATACCTAGCCTGCTTTCAG CTGTGCAGATCAGATTGGACGGGCCTGGGTCTACTCTGTGCTCTGGAAGAGTTGAAATCTATTACAACAGTGCCTGGGGAACAGTCTGTGACGACAGCTGGGACTTAAATGATGCCATGGTGGTGTGCAGACAGCTGGGCTGTGGTACAGCACTGAGTGCCCCTCAGTCGGCCTCCTTCGGTCAAGGAACTGGACAAATCTGGCTTGACGATGTGGCCTGTTCAGGACGTGAAAGTTCAATAACACAGTGTCAGCACAGAGAATTTGGGACACACAACTGTGGACACGGTGAAGATGCTGGTGTGGTCTGCTCAG ATGGTCAGATCAGATTAGCTGGCTCTGGGTCTACTCGGTGCTCTGGAAGGGTTGAAATCTTTTACAACAACGCCTGGGGAACAGTCTGTGATGACAGCTGGGACTTAAATGATGCCATGGTGGTGTGCAGACAGTTGGGCTGTGGTGGGGTGCAGAGTGCACCTCATTCGGCCCGATTTGGTCAAGGAAGCGGACAAATCTGGCTTGATGATATGGACTGTTCAGTAAATGAAAGGTCTATTGCTGAGTGTCAGCACTCAGAATTTGGGACACACAACTGTGGACACGGTGAGGATGCCAGTGTGGTCTGTTCAG GTGTAAAGATCAGATTAGCCGGGTCGGGGTCTACTCGGTGCTCTGGAAGAGTTGAAATCTATTACAATAGTGCCTGGGGAACAGTCTGTGACGACAGCTGGGACTTAAATGATGCTAAGGTGGTGTGCAGATATTTGGGCTGTGGTACAGCACTGAGCGCCCATCAGTCGGCTCACTTTGGTGAAGGAACTGGACAAATCTGGCTTGATGATGTGGCCTGTTCAGGAAGTGAAATGTCTCTAACTGAGTGTCAGCACGCAGGATTTGGGACACACAACTGTGGACACGGTGAAGATGCTGGTGTGGTCTGCTCAG ATGGTCGGATTAGGTTAGCTGGGTCGACTCGGTGCTCCGGAAGAGTTGAACTCTATCACAACGACGCTTGGGGAACAGTCTGTGATGACGACTGGGAATTGAAGGATGCTATGGTGGTGTGCAAGCAGTTGGGTTGTGGGACAGCACAGAGTGCCCCTCACTCGGCCTCCTTTGGTCCAGGAACCGGAAAAATCTGGCTTGATGATGTGGGCTGTTCAGGAAGTGAAAGGTCTGTCAGTGACTGTCCGCACAGAGAATTTGGAACACACAACTGTGGACATGGTGAGGATGCCAGTGTGGTCTGTTCAG GGAGCTTCCCAAAGCCTCGAATCTCTATGAATCCTGCTGGTGAGGTCACCTGGGGTCAGAATGTTCACATCAGTTGTTCAGTCTCAGCCGAGCTTTTAGACAGAACATTCATCCTTCAACAGACTTCAGGTTCCTTCAGGAAGACCCAAACGTCGAGTACCAACTCTGCTGCCTTCATCATTCCTCAAGTGAACTTTGACAATGACGGATCGTACCAGTGTCAGTATCAGACAAGGATTTCAAATCAAGACTTCAGCTCCCCGTTAAGTGACTCTGTCAGGCTCTCTGTTTCTG tgaccCTCCCAAAGCCCAGCATCTCTATGAATCCTGCTGATGAGGTAACCTGGGGTCATGATGCCGGCATCACATGTTCGATTTCAACTCAGCATTTAGGTGGAACATTCATTCTGAAGAAAACCTCAAGCTCATTCACAATGAACCAAACATCAAGTACCAACTCAACTACCTTCAGCATCCCAAAA ACTCTCTGTTACTCgtaa
- the LOC143334360 gene encoding uncharacterized protein LOC143334360, whose amino-acid sequence HTTVSSRNFSSPFSDSVRLSVTVPVQQPSISLTSPNGGLVWGPEGAEVTRCYSFVITCSINSTYSEGHFLLYFSGSNMTYTKPAVNLSASFNFPVAEYEHQGNYGCVYEVTVSTRKFTSAMTELMSATIKLPLSKVVSSVFAPLLLLVTVSVMVFLSYRKRQRDKQPEALAQTQLALRNEYAVTEGEEEEEQCNVRRPEGESVMKEMCDKKNHDHDKSEEDNDYEEQ is encoded by the exons CATACAACGGTTTCAAGTCGAAACTTCAGCTCTCCTTTCAGTGACTCTGTCAGACTCTCTGTTACTg TGCCAGTGCAGCAGCCCAGCATCTCCCTGACATCTCCTAATGGAGGGTTGGTTTGGGGTCCTGAAGGTGCAGAGGTCACCAGGTGTTACAGCTTTGTCATCACCTGCTCCATTAACTCCACCTATTCTGAAGGCCATTTCTTGCTCTACTTCTCTGGCTCCAACATGACTTACACCAAGCCAGCAGTTAACCTCTCAGCCTCCTTTAACTTCCCTGTGGCTGAGTATGAACACCAGGGAAACTATGGCTGTGTGTATGAAGTCACAGTCTCCACAAGGAAATTCACTTCTGCCATGACGGAATTGATGAGTGCCACCATTAAAT TGCCTTTGTCGAAGGTGGTCTCATCAGTCTTTGCACCCTTGCTGCTGCTCGTCACAGTCTCGGTGATGGTCTTTCTGAGCTACAGGAAAAGACAACGAGACAAGCAGCCTGAAGCCCTGGCCCAAACTCAAT TGGCTCTTCGGAATGAGTACGCAGTCActgagggtgaggaggaggaggaacagtgCAATGTAAGAAGACCGGAAGGAGAAAGTGTGATGAAAGAGATGTGTGATAAGAAGAACCATGATCATGACAAGAGTGAAGAAGATAATGATTATGAGGAACAGTAG
- the LOC143334186 gene encoding ornithine decarboxylase-like isoform X2, protein MEKHTGCVSTNGSVMHALSPEKCDIDILDNGRTVNDFIDDKIKELGSQESEEPFYVVDLDGMFKRHMRWLTNLPRVKPFFAVKCNNTPAVLRMLSALDTGFDCASKCEIQLALSLGVTPDKIIYAHPTKPPSHIRYACAHGVDIMTFDNEDELQKISLFHTKAKLVLRIAVDDSKSLLRLSSKFGAELVEVGKLLERAGELGLEVIGVSFHVGSRCTGSLTFKDAIADARRVFDIANLYGVQMSLLDIGGGFPGREDFQVKFEEFSEVINGALDEFFPPDSGVQIIAEPGRYYVESVLTLAANVIAKRVVTDDMDEHSNDEETSHNRKMMYYINDGVYGSLNCLINDTTHIEIEPYLHRAVESSEQRYRSIIWGPTCDSFDKVTENYWIPELYVGDWLLIDNMGAYSVSVSSEFNGFEKAHIYPVVTAEMWHALNLSNIYNIIY, encoded by the exons ATGGAGAAGCATACAGGCTGTG TTTCTACAAATGGATCAGTCATGCATGCTTTGTCCCCTGAGAAATGTGACATTGATATTTTGGACAACGGAAGGACCGTCAATGATTTCATTgatgataaaataaaagaacTAGGTTCACAG GAGAGTGAAGAGCCATTCTATGTGGTAGATCTAGACGGTATGTTTAAGAGGCACATGAGGTGGCTGACCAATTTACCTCGAGTCAAGCCCTTCTTTGCAGTGAAGTGCAACAACACACCAGCAGTTTTGAGGATGCTGAGTGCTCTGGACACAGGTTTTGACTGTGCTAGCAAG TGTGAAATTCAGCTGGCCCTGTCTCTCGGAGTGACACCTGATAAAATCATTTACGCACATCCAACCAAACCACCGTCACACATCAGATATGCCTGTGCTCATGGAGTAGATATAATGACTTTTGATAATGAAGATGAACTCCAAaagatttctctttttcacacCAAAGCCAA ACTGGTTCTCCGCATCGCAGTGGATGATTCAAAATCCCTGTTGAGACTCAGTTCAAAGTTTGGAGCCGAACTGGTGGAAGTCGGTAAGCTGCTGGAACGTGCTGGAGAGCTGGGCTTAGAGGTCATTGGGGTCAGCTTTCATGTAGGCAGCAGGTGCACTGGAAGTTTGACATTCAAGGATGCCATAGCAGATGCCCGACGTGTCTTTGACATCGCG AATTTATACGGTGTCCAGATGAGTCTCTTGGATATTGGTGGAGGGTTCCCTGGGAGAGAGGACTTTCAAGTGAAATTTGAAGAg TTTTCAGAAGTCATTAATGGAGCACTGGATGAATTCTTCCCACCTGACAGCGGGGTGCAGATTATTGCAGAACCAGGTCGATACTATGTGGAATCAGTCCTCACACTGGCAGCAAACGTCATTGCCAAGCGGGTTGTCACAGACGATATGGATGAACACAGCA ATGATGAGGAAACCAGCCACAACAGAAAGATGATGTACTACATTAATGATGGAGTGTATGGCTCCCTGAATTGCCTTATCAATGACACTACCCACATTGAGATTGAACCATACCTCCACAGG GCCGTTGAGAGCAGCGAGCAGAGATACCGTTCTATCATCTGGGGTCCAACCTGCGACAGCTTTGACAAAGTAACAGAAAACTACTGGATTCCTGAGTTGTACGTGGGGGACTGGCTTCTCATCGACAACATGGGTGCTTACTCTGTTAGCGTATCCTCTGAGTTCAATGGCTTTGAAAAAGCACACATTTACCCTGTGGTGACAGCTGAGATGTGGCATGCCTTGAACCTTTCTAACATCTACAACATTATCTATTAA
- the LOC143334186 gene encoding ornithine decarboxylase-like isoform X1 produces MEKHTGCAVSTNGSVMHALSPEKCDIDILDNGRTVNDFIDDKIKELGSQESEEPFYVVDLDGMFKRHMRWLTNLPRVKPFFAVKCNNTPAVLRMLSALDTGFDCASKCEIQLALSLGVTPDKIIYAHPTKPPSHIRYACAHGVDIMTFDNEDELQKISLFHTKAKLVLRIAVDDSKSLLRLSSKFGAELVEVGKLLERAGELGLEVIGVSFHVGSRCTGSLTFKDAIADARRVFDIANLYGVQMSLLDIGGGFPGREDFQVKFEEFSEVINGALDEFFPPDSGVQIIAEPGRYYVESVLTLAANVIAKRVVTDDMDEHSNDEETSHNRKMMYYINDGVYGSLNCLINDTTHIEIEPYLHRAVESSEQRYRSIIWGPTCDSFDKVTENYWIPELYVGDWLLIDNMGAYSVSVSSEFNGFEKAHIYPVVTAEMWHALNLSNIYNIIY; encoded by the exons ATGGAGAAGCATACAGGCTGTG CAGTTTCTACAAATGGATCAGTCATGCATGCTTTGTCCCCTGAGAAATGTGACATTGATATTTTGGACAACGGAAGGACCGTCAATGATTTCATTgatgataaaataaaagaacTAGGTTCACAG GAGAGTGAAGAGCCATTCTATGTGGTAGATCTAGACGGTATGTTTAAGAGGCACATGAGGTGGCTGACCAATTTACCTCGAGTCAAGCCCTTCTTTGCAGTGAAGTGCAACAACACACCAGCAGTTTTGAGGATGCTGAGTGCTCTGGACACAGGTTTTGACTGTGCTAGCAAG TGTGAAATTCAGCTGGCCCTGTCTCTCGGAGTGACACCTGATAAAATCATTTACGCACATCCAACCAAACCACCGTCACACATCAGATATGCCTGTGCTCATGGAGTAGATATAATGACTTTTGATAATGAAGATGAACTCCAAaagatttctctttttcacacCAAAGCCAA ACTGGTTCTCCGCATCGCAGTGGATGATTCAAAATCCCTGTTGAGACTCAGTTCAAAGTTTGGAGCCGAACTGGTGGAAGTCGGTAAGCTGCTGGAACGTGCTGGAGAGCTGGGCTTAGAGGTCATTGGGGTCAGCTTTCATGTAGGCAGCAGGTGCACTGGAAGTTTGACATTCAAGGATGCCATAGCAGATGCCCGACGTGTCTTTGACATCGCG AATTTATACGGTGTCCAGATGAGTCTCTTGGATATTGGTGGAGGGTTCCCTGGGAGAGAGGACTTTCAAGTGAAATTTGAAGAg TTTTCAGAAGTCATTAATGGAGCACTGGATGAATTCTTCCCACCTGACAGCGGGGTGCAGATTATTGCAGAACCAGGTCGATACTATGTGGAATCAGTCCTCACACTGGCAGCAAACGTCATTGCCAAGCGGGTTGTCACAGACGATATGGATGAACACAGCA ATGATGAGGAAACCAGCCACAACAGAAAGATGATGTACTACATTAATGATGGAGTGTATGGCTCCCTGAATTGCCTTATCAATGACACTACCCACATTGAGATTGAACCATACCTCCACAGG GCCGTTGAGAGCAGCGAGCAGAGATACCGTTCTATCATCTGGGGTCCAACCTGCGACAGCTTTGACAAAGTAACAGAAAACTACTGGATTCCTGAGTTGTACGTGGGGGACTGGCTTCTCATCGACAACATGGGTGCTTACTCTGTTAGCGTATCCTCTGAGTTCAATGGCTTTGAAAAAGCACACATTTACCCTGTGGTGACAGCTGAGATGTGGCATGCCTTGAACCTTTCTAACATCTACAACATTATCTATTAA